ACCGGTACGTTCACCCCTGAAGTCGCGCGCGCGCTGCAGGCGATGGGGCACGTGGTCGACCTGCCGAAGGCCGAGCCCGACGGGCGTGCCTCCAGCCACGTCTGGGGCAACCTGCAGACGGTCGCGTGGGATCGCAAGACCGACGAACTCGAGGGCGGCAGCGACCCGCGCAATCCGGTCGGCAAGGCGGCCGTCGAAGCCGCGCCGGCGCGCAGCCGATAAGCCCGGGGGCCCGCCGTGTCCGGACAGCAGCCAGCAAAGCCGTGGTACCTGAAGTTGCCGGCCAAGCTCGCCGCGACCGTGTTCTTCCTGGTCGCGCTGACCACGCTGATCGGCAACCTGTTTGAACTCGACGCCCAGCGTCGCGCCCGAGCCCTGCAGGACGCGCCTGCCGCGGCCATCGCCGCTGCGCCGGCACCTTCCTCGCCCTCAAGCATCGCGGGCGCTGCCGATGCCCCGCCGGTCGCGCCGGCCGAACGCCGCCTCGGCTTGCAGCTCGAGCGCATCGTCGTGCTGCGCGATGGCTCGGTCGGCACCACCGACTGGCGCTTCGCGGTCGAAGCCGATGGTGAGCCGCTGTTCGTGCTGCAGCAGGACGCGCTCGACGATGCCGCCGGCCGCAATGTCGCGCTTCCTGCCGACGCGCGGACCAGGCTCCGGGTCGCCGCCGCGGGGGCACTGGTGACGGTCAAGGCCTGGCGTGGCAGCCGGCTGCGGCTGCCGAGTGCCGAGCCCGATGCCAGCGGGCAGGGCAGGCTGGCGCTGGATGGAACCATGGCGCCGGTCGAGGTGGTGGCGACCGATCCCGAAGATGGCCGTTTCATGCTGCATTTCGGCACGACTTCGGCCGACTGAGGCGCGCGAAGGTCTACTATCGGCCCATGAAACTCTGGTCGATCGACGGCAATACCCAGAAGCTCGATGGCGGCGCGATGTTCGGCAACGCGCCGCGCGCGGTCTGGGCCAAGTGGGCGGCGCCCGATGACGCCAACCGCATCCCGCTCGCCACGCGCTGCCTGCTGGCCACGCCACTCGCCGGTCGCACGGTGTTGTTCGAAACCGGCATCGGCGCGTTCTTCGAGCCAAAGCTGCGCGAGCGCTTCGGCGTCACCGAGGACCGCCACGTGCTGCTCGACTCGCTGGCGGCCGCGGGCTTCAGCCACGAGGACATCGACGTGGTGGTGCTGAGCCACCTGCACTTCGACCACGCCGGCGGCCTGCTGGCCGCCTGGTCGGAGGGTGCCGCGCCATCGTTGCTGTTCCCCAACGCCACCTTCGTGGTCGGCCGCGAGCAGTGGCAACGCGCGACGCACCCGCATTCGCGCGACCGTGCCAGCTACATCCCCGAGCTTCCAGGCCTGCTGGAGGCCAGCGGGCGCCTGGAGCTGGTGGACGGCGTGCACACGCCGGCGCTCGGCAACAGCGTGCGCTTCCACTACAGCGACGGGCATACGCCGGGGATGATGCTGGCCGAGATCCTGGGCCCGGACCTGCGCGACGGCGAGCCGCACGGCGGCGTGGTGTTCTGCGCCGACCTGGTGCCGGGACTGCCCTGGGTGCACGTGCCGATCACCATGGGCTACGACCGCTGCGCGGAGACCCTGATCGACGAGAAGCAGGCGTTCCTGGAGGACAAGCTGGCGCGCAACGTGCACCTGTTCTTTACGCATGACCCGGAATTCGCACTGGCACAGCTGGCGCGCGACGACCGCGGCCGGTTCACGGCGGAGCACCGCATGGCAGGGCTGCAGGCGCGGAGCCTGGGCGCCACGGGCTGAACCCGGCGGTCAGCGTGCCACGGGCGCGAGCAGCAGCCAGGCGGCCAGCAGCGCCGTCAGCAGCAACACTGCAATGACCACCATGCGGTGTCGGCGGGCGCGGTCGGTGCGTTCGCGCACACTGGCTGCTTCAGGGCGGACGCCTGCGGCGGTCGCGATTTCGGGTTGCGCGGGAATGTCCTGCGCGCGCGCCGGCTCCGGTACGCCAGGGCCTGGCAGCCGGGGACGTGGCGCACCTGGAACCGACACCGCCGTGCCGTTGGTCCCGGCTCCGCCCTGTGGAAGGGTTGCCCCGGCCGGTACCAGGACCGCCGGCGTCGTCAGCCGGTAGCCCACGCCGTAGACGGTGGACAGGCTCCGGCCGGCTTCGCTGCCGAGTGCGATGCGAAGCCGGCGCATGGTCTTGGACACCGCGCTGTCGTTCACATGGGCGACGCCCGGCCAGGCTTCGGCCACCAGCGTGCTGCGTGGCACGACCTGCTCGGCGTGGCGAAGCAGGCAGGTGAGCACCGCGAAGGCGCGTTCGTCGAGCTGCGTGCGGTAGCCGTCGCGGATCAGCTGGTGGCTTTCGATGTCGAGGCGGTTGCGTCCGAACAGCCAATGCGCACCGGCCAGTGCGCCGTCGGTCGCATGCGACCGGCGGGAGCCGGCAGGACCCGAAAACAGCGTGAACAAGGGGCTGGCCACACTTGGCCCAACGCCAGGCGTGCGCCAGGCAGGCCACCGGCCCGGCCAGTGGCGCACCGTGCCGATGGACTCAGGCGCGGGTGCCGAAGATCTTGTCGCCGGCGTCGCCGAGGCCGGGATGGATGTAGCCGGTGGCGTCCAGGCGTTCGTCGATCGCGGCGGTGAATACTTCGACATCCGGGTGCCGTGCCTGCAGCGCGCGCAGCCCTTCCGGCGCCGCCACCAGGAACAGCCCCTTGATGCGGCTGCAGCCGGCGGCCTTGAGCATGTCGACGGTCGCGATCAGG
This Luteimonas sp. MC1572 DNA region includes the following protein-coding sequences:
- a CDS encoding MBL fold metallo-hydrolase; translated protein: MKLWSIDGNTQKLDGGAMFGNAPRAVWAKWAAPDDANRIPLATRCLLATPLAGRTVLFETGIGAFFEPKLRERFGVTEDRHVLLDSLAAAGFSHEDIDVVVLSHLHFDHAGGLLAAWSEGAAPSLLFPNATFVVGREQWQRATHPHSRDRASYIPELPGLLEASGRLELVDGVHTPALGNSVRFHYSDGHTPGMMLAEILGPDLRDGEPHGGVVFCADLVPGLPWVHVPITMGYDRCAETLIDEKQAFLEDKLARNVHLFFTHDPEFALAQLARDDRGRFTAEHRMAGLQARSLGATG
- a CDS encoding winged helix-turn-helix domain-containing protein, giving the protein MFTLFSGPAGSRRSHATDGALAGAHWLFGRNRLDIESHQLIRDGYRTQLDERAFAVLTCLLRHAEQVVPRSTLVAEAWPGVAHVNDSAVSKTMRRLRIALGSEAGRSLSTVYGVGYRLTTPAVLVPAGATLPQGGAGTNGTAVSVPGAPRPRLPGPGVPEPARAQDIPAQPEIATAAGVRPEAASVRERTDRARRHRMVVIAVLLLTALLAAWLLLAPVAR